One window of Trifolium pratense cultivar HEN17-A07 linkage group LG5, ARS_RC_1.1, whole genome shotgun sequence genomic DNA carries:
- the LOC123886649 gene encoding uncharacterized protein LOC123886649, with translation MRATLMWTVNDFPAYSMLSRWSTQGKLACPVCMDGNKAFTLKNGGKNSWFDSHHRFLPHNQAFRKSKNGFTKDKVVKDDPPPILTGEEIFCWVHNFPRVVNGPVSKLPGYGDRHNWIKRSIFWDLPYWKDNLLRHNLDVMHIEKKLFDNVFNTVMKVKKKTKDNDKARRDLAIICQHSDLELIEHDNGKTTKPKANYCFSSNEAKKVCEWIKELKMLGMKNHDCHVFMECLLPFAFSSLPDFVWKPLTELSQFFKGLCSNTLREDELIKLGENIPFIICKLERIFPPVFFNSMEHLPVHLPYEAKLGGPIQYRWMYPFERMMGDYKHTVKNKARVENISQRNEAARLNDVVTTTLSISNQLGRPSGKPQTHWLSDVEKRYAHVHILINCNEVKPYIDAFLHYNSINEEDPASQARIHGESPEWFRAYATNEANGVTDPNLISLAWGPESKGFTRGGEDDFYGVIQHIFELQYHKFPHKIALFYCRWFDPRQNRGTKVHPHYDIVDIKMNRKYDLYDPFIIAQKARQVYYVPYPEMRRDKCGWCAVIQTKPRGRVEVDDVDENIPYQNEDMTHVEQLNEIEEMDGLHDETNTDEEADLMST, from the exons ATGAGGGCAACCTTAATGTGGACAGTCAATGATTTTCCCGCTTATAGCATGTTATCTAGATGGAGTACTCAAGGTAAGTTAGCATGTCCGGTGTGTATGGATGGCAATAAGGCTTTTACCTTGAAGAACGGTGGCAAAAACTCATGGTTTGATTCTCATCATCGTTTCTTACCGCATAACCAAGCCTTTCGAAAAAGTAAAAATGGGTTCACTAAAGATAAGGTTGTGAAGGATGACCCGCCTCCTATATTGACAGGGGAAGAAATATTTTGTTGGGTTCACAATTTTCCACGGGTGGTAAATGGTCCAGTTTCTAAGTTGCCTGGATATGGAGATCGTCATAATTGGATAAAACGAAGTATATTTTGGGATCTTCCATATTGGAAAGATAATTTATTAAGGCACAATTTAGATGTGATGCACattgagaaaaaattatttgataatgTGTTTAACACTGTCATGAAAGTTAAGAAAAAGACAAAGGACAATGATAAAGCTAGAAGGGACTTAGCCATCATTTGTCAGCATAGTGACTTGGAGTTGATTGAACATGACAATGGAAAGACCACAAAACCTAAGgcaaattattgtttttcttcGAATGAGGCAAAAAAAGTATGTGAATGGATTAAGGAGCTTAAGATGCTTGGGATGAAAAACCATGATTGTCACGTGTTTATGGAGTGTTTACTACCATTTGCATTTAGTTCATTGCCTGACTTTGTGTGGAAACCACTAACAGAATTAAGTCAATTCTTTAAAGGTTTGTGCAGCAATACCTTAAGGGAGGATGAATTGATTAAATTGGGTGAAAACATTCCATTCATCATATGCAAACTTGAAAGAATCTTCCCACCAGTATTCTTTAATTCAATGGAGCATCTCCCAGTTCACCTCCCATATGAGGCAAAGCTTGGTGGTCCAATTCAATATCGATGGATGTATCCATTTGAAAG AATGATGGGTGATTATAAGCACACGGTGAAAAACAAGGCTAGAGTGGAAAATAT AAGTCAACGTAATGAAGCTGCTAGATTGAACGATGTTGTCACGACAACACTCTCAATTAGCAATCAACTAGGACGTCCTAGTGGGAAGCCTCAAACACATTGGTTAAGCGATGTTGAAAAGAGATATGCTCATGTGCATATCCTCATCAATTGCAACGAGGTCAAACCATATATTGA TGCTTTTTTGCATTATAACTCCATTAATGAAGAAGATCCCGCATCCCAAGCTCGTATACATGGAGAATCCCCAGAATGGTTTCGGGCATAT GCTACCAATGAGGCGAATGGCGTGACCGATCCCAACTTGATATCATTAGCTTGGGGTCCGGAGTCAAAG GGGTTTACCAGAGGAGGAGAAGATGATTTTTACGGAGTCATCCAACATATCTTCGAGCTACAATATCACAAATTCCCTCACAAGATAGCATTGTTTTATTGTCGATGGTTTGATCCTAGACAAAATAGAGGAACAAAAGTTCATCCACATTATGATATTGTAGATATCAAGATGAATAGGAAATATGATCTATATGATCCATTCATAATTGCACAGAAGGCTAGACAAGTGTATTATGTACCTTATCCGGAAATGCGAAGAGACAAATGTGGTTGGTGTGCAGTGATACAAACAAAGCCTAGGGGTCGTGTAGAGGTGGACGACGTTGATGAGAACATACCCTATCAAAATGAAGATATGACACATGTTGAACAATtaaatgaaattgaagaaatGGATGGTTTGCATGATGAAACAAATACTGATGAAGAAGCAGATTTAATGTCAACTTAA